The Camelina sativa cultivar DH55 chromosome 14, Cs, whole genome shotgun sequence genome includes a window with the following:
- the LOC104738689 gene encoding endoribonuclease Dicer homolog 1 isoform X1, with protein sequence MVMEDERREDITKPSYWLDACEDISCDLIDDLVSDFDPSSVAVNESTDDNGVISDFFGGIDHILDSIKNGGGLPDNGVSETNSHIKEVSVTPQLIPGEVALSVKENGLQKNGGKRDQEVSKEEEGEKDWKRARVCSYQSERSSNLSGRGQANSRDKDRFMNRKRTRNWDEAVHNNKKRDCYSHRRDGRDREVRGYWERDKDGSNELVYRSGTWEADHERDVKKGSGGTRECNVKAEENKSKPEERKEKVVEEQARRYQLDVLEQAKAKNTIAFLETGAGKTLIAILLIKSVHKDLMSRNRKMLSVFLVPKVPLVYQQAEVIRNQTSFQVGHYCGEMGQDFWDARRWQREFESKQVLVMTAQILLNILRHSIIRMETIDLLILDECHHAVKKHPYSLVMSEFYHTTPKDKRPAIFGMTASPVNLKGVSSQVDCAIKIRNLETKLDSTVCTIKDRKELEKHVPMPSEIVVEYDKAATMWSLHETIKQMIAAVEEAAQASSRKSKWQFMGARDAGAKDELRQVYGVSERTESDGAANLIHKLRAINYTLAELGQWCAYKVAQSFLTALQSDERVNFQVDVKFQESYLNEVVSLLQCELLEGAAAEKVAAEVSKPENGNAHDEIEEGELPADHVVSGGEHVDKVIGAAVADGKVTPKVQSLIKLLLKYQHTADFRAIVFVERVVAALVLPKVFAELPSLGFIRCASMIGHNNSQEMKSSQMQDTISKFRDGHVTLLVATSVAEEGLDIRQCNVVMRFDLAKTVLAYIQSRGRARKPGSDYILMVERGNVSHAAFLRNARNSEETLRKEAIERTDLSHLKDTSRLISIDAVPGTVYKVETTGAMVSLNSAVGLVHFYCSQLPGDRYAILRPEFSMEKHEKPGGHTEYSCRLQLPCNAPFEILEGPVCSSMRLAQQAVCLAACKKLHEMGAFTDMLLPDKGSGHDAEKADQDDEGEPVPGTARHREFYPEGVADVLKGEWILSGKEICESSKRFHLYMYNVTCVDLGSSKDPFLTEVSEFAILFGNELDAEVLSMSMDLYVARAMITKASLAFKGSLDITENQLSSLKKFHVRLMSIVLDVDVEPSTTPWDPAKAYLFVPVSDNTSMEPIKGINWELVEKITKTTVWDNPLQRARPDVYLGTNERTLGGDRREYGFGKLRNNIAFGQKSHPTYGIRGAVASFDVVRASGLLPVRDTFEKEVEDDLPKGKLMMADGCMVAEDLVGKIVTAAHSGKRFYVDSICYDMSAETSFPRKEGYLGPLEYNTYADYYKQKYGVDLNCKQQPLIKGRGVSYCKNLLSPRFEQSGESETILDKTYYVFLPPEICVVHPLSGSLVRGAQRLPSIMRRVESILLAVQLKNLISYPIPTSKILEALTAASCQETFCYERAELLGDAYLKWVVSRFLFLKYPQKHEGQLTRMRQQMVSNMVLYQFALVKGLQSYIQADRFAPSRWSAPGVPPVFDEDTKESSFFDEEQKPVNSDVFEDGEMEDGELEGDMSSYRVLSSKTLADVVEALIGVYYVEGGKIAANHLMKWIGIHVEDEPEEVEGTIKPANVPESILKSIDFVGLERALKFEFKEKGLLVEAITHASRPSSGVSCYQRLEFVGDAVLDHLITRHLFFTYTSLPPGRLTDLRAAAVNNENFARVAVKHKLHLYLRHGSSALEKQIRDFVKEVQTESSKPGFNSFGLGDCKAPKVLGDIVESIAGAIFLDSGKDTTAAWKVFQPLLQPMVTPETLPMHPVRELQERCQQQAEGLEYKASRSGNTATVEVFIDGVQIGVAQNPRKKMAQKLAARNALAALKEKEIAESKEKRVNGNTGENQVENENGNKKNGNQTFTRQTLNDICLRKNWPMPSYRCLKEGGPAHAKRFTFAVRVNTSDRGWTDECIGEPMPSVKKAKDSAAVLLLELLNKSYP encoded by the exons ATGGTAATGGAGGATGAGCGTAGGGAAGACATAACAAAGCCTTCTTACTGGCTAGATGCCTGCGAGGACATCTCCTGTGATCTTATCGATGATCTTGTCTCTGATTTTGATCCTTCCTCTGTTGCTGTCAATGAATCCACCGATGACAACGGCGTCATCAGTGATTTTTTCGGTGGAATCGATCACATTCTAGATAGTATCAAGAACGGTGGAGGCTTACCAGACAATGGCGTTTCTGAGACCAATTCTCACATCAAAGAGGTTAGTGTAACTCCTCAGTTGATTCCTGGGGAGGTTGCTTTATCTGTTAAGGAGAACGGGTTGCAAAAGAATGGCGGTAAGAGAGACCAAGAAGTGtccaaagaggaagaaggagagaaggatTGGAAGAGAGCTAGAGTTTGTAGTTACCAGAGTGAAAGGAGTAGTAACCTTTCAGGTAGAGGACAGGCTAATTCTAGGGACAAAGATAGGTTTATGAATAGGAAACGTACTCGTAATTGGGACGAGGCGGTTCAcaataataagaaaagagatTGTTACAGTCACAGAAGAGATGGTAGAGATAGAGAAGTTAGAGGTTATTGGGAGAGGGATAAAGATGGTTCCAATGAGTTGGTTTATCGGTCAGGGACTTGGGAAGCTGATCACGAAAGAGATGTTAAGAAAGGGAGTGGTGGAACCCGAGAGTGTAATGTGAAGGCAGAGGAGAATAAGAGTAAGCCTGAAGAACGTAAAGAGAAGGTTGTGGAAGAGCAAGCAAGGAGATACCAGTTGGATGTGCTTGAACAAGCCAAAGCGAAAAACACAATTGCTTTCCTTGAGACCGGTGCTGGAAAGACACTTATCGCAATTCTTCTTATCAAGAGTGTTCATAAGGATTTAATGAGCCGGAATAGAAAAATGCTCTCGGTCTTCTTGGTTCCTAAAGTGCCTTTGGTCTATCAG CAAGCAGAAGTGATTCGTAATCAAACTAGTTTTCAAGTTGGACATTATTGTGGTGAGATGGGACAAGATTTCTGGGATGCTCGAAGGTGGCAGCGAGAGTTCGAGTCTAAGCAG GTTCTAGTAATGACAGCACAAATTCTATTGAATATACTGAGGCATAGCATCATTAGAATGGAGACAATTGATCTTCTTATTCTCGACGAGTGTCACCATGCTGTCAAGAAACATCCATACTCATTAGTGATGTCTGAGTTTTACCACACAACCCCTAAGGACAAAAGACCTGCCATCTTTGGAATGACTGCTTCGCCCGTTAATCTAAAGG GTGTTTCAAGCCAAGTAGATTGTGCGATAAAGATACGCAACCTCGAGACCAAGTTGGATTCTACTGTTTGTACAATCAAAGACCGAAAAGAATTAGAGAAGCATGTGCCTATGCCTTCAGAGATTGTTGTTGAGTATGACAAAGCTGCGACTATGTGGTCTCTTCACGAGACAATAAAGCAAATGATTGCAGCCGTGGAAGAAGCAGCACAAGCAAGTTCAAGGAAAAGCAAGTGGCAGTTTATGGGGGCTAGGGATGCTGGAGCAAAGGATGAATTGAGACAAGTTTATGGCGTGTCTGAAAGAACGGAGAGCGATGGAGCTGCCAATTTGATTCATAAGCTTAGAGCTATAAATTATACTCTTGCTGAATTGGGTCAATGGTGTGCTTACAAG gTGGCACAATCATTCTTGACTGCTCTGCAAAGTGACGAGAGGGTGAATTTCCAAGTGGACGtcaagtttcaagaatcataCCTCAACGAGGTGGTGTCACTGTTACAATGTGAGCTTCTGGAAGGCGCTGCTGCTGAAAAGGTCGCAGCTGAAGTTAGCAAACCAGAAAATGGTAATGCACATGACGAGATCGAGGAAGGAGAGCTCCCTGCTGATCATG TTGTCTCGGGTGGGGAGCACGTTGATAAAGTAATAGGTGCCGCAGTGGCTGATGGGAAAGTTACTCCAAAAGTTCAATCATTGATCAAACTACTCCTTAAGTATCAGCACACAGCTGATTTTCGTGCTATTGTTTTTGTTGAGAGGGTGGTTGCTGCTTTGGTTCTTCCAAAG GTTTTTGCTGAGCTGCCTTCACTTGGTTTTATACGGTGTGCCAGCATGATTGGGCACAATAACAGCCAGGAAATGAAATCATCCCAAATGCAGGATACAATTTCCAAATTCCGAGATGGCCAT GTGACACTATTAGTCGCCACAAGCGTTGCTGAGGAAGGACTCGATATTAGGCAATGCAACGTTGTTATGCGTTTCGACCTTGCAAAGACAGTGCTGGCATACATTCAGTCTCGTGGTCGGGCAAGAAAGCCTGGATCAGACTACATACTCATGGTTGAGAG GGGAAATGTGTCTCACGCAGCATTCTTAAGGAATGCTAGGAACAGTGAGGAGACACTGCGAAAAGAAGCTATAGAAAGGACTGATCTCAGTCATCTCAAAGATACATCAAGGTTAATCTCCATTGATGCTGTGCCGGGTACAGTTTATAAGGTGGAGACAACTGGTGCCATGGTTAGCTTGAATTCTGCTGTTGGTCTTGTACATTTCTACTGCTCTCAGCTTCCTGGAGACAG GTATGCGATTCTTCGTCCTGAGTTTAGCATGGAGAAACATGAAAAGCCTGGAGGCCACACAGAGTATTCATGTAGGCTTCAGCTTCCTTGCAATGCACCATTTGAAATACTCGAGGGTCCTGTTTGCAGTTCAATGCGTCTTGCACAACAG GCTGTATGTCTAGCTGCATGCAAGAAACTGCATGAGATGGGTGCATTTACCGATATGCTATTGCCGGACAAGGGAAGTGGCCACGACGCTGAGAAGGCTGACCAAGATGATGAAGGTGAGCCTGTTCCTGGGACTGCTAGACATAGAGAGTTCTATCCTGAAGGTGTTGCGGATGTACTTAAG GGAGAATGGATTTTGTCGGGAAAGGAAATTTGTGAGAGCTCAAAGCGATTCCATTTATACATGTACAATGTGACATGTGTAGATCTTGGCTCTTCAAAAGATCCATTCCTAACCGAAGTTTCAGAGTTCGCGATTCTTTTTGGCAATGAGCTGGATGCAGAG GTATTATCGATGTCTATGGATCTTTATGTTGCTCGGGCCATGATCACTAAAGCATCTCTTGCTTTCAAGGGATCGCTTGATATAACAGAAAACCAG CTATCATCTCTAAAAAAGTTTCATGTGAGATTAATGAGTATCGTGTTGGACGTTGATGTTGAACCCTCAACGACACCATGGGATCCTGCAAAGGCCTACTTGTTTGTTCCTGTTTCTGACAATACGTCTATGGAACCCATAAAAGGGATCAACTGGGAATTGGTTGAAAAGATTACCAAAACCACTGTGTGGGACAACCCACTACAGAGAGCTCGTCCGGATGTATATCTCGGGACTAATGAAAGAACTCTTGGTGGTGACAGAAGGGAATATGGGTTTGGTAAACTTCGTAACAACATTGCCTTTGGTCAGAAATCTCACCCAACTTATGGTATTAGAGGAGCTGTTGCATCCTTCGATGTTGTGAGAGCTTCTGGATTGTTACCTGTAAGAGATACTTTTGAGAAGGAAGTAGAAGATGATCTACCAAAAGGAAAACTGATGATGGCTGATGGGTGCATGGTTGCAGAAGATCTTGTTGGGAAAATAGTGACAGCCGCACATTCCGGGAAGCGGTTTTACGTTGATTCAATTTGTTATGACATGAGTGCAGAAACATCATTCCCAAGGAAGGAGGGATATCTTGGTCCCTTAGAGTACAACACATATGCTGACTATTACAAGCAAAA GTATGGAGTTGATTTGAATTGCAAGCAACAACCTTTGATCAAAGGACGTGGTGTTTCATATTGCAAGAACCTCCTTTCTCCTCGGTTTGAACAGTCAG GTGAATCAGAGACGATCCTTGATAAAACATATTACGTGTTTCTTCCACCTGAAATATGCGTTGTGCATCCACTTTCGGGTTCACTTGTCCGAGGTGCTCAGAGGTTGCCCTCTATAATGAGAAGAGTTGAGAGCATTTTGCTCGCTGTTCAACTCAAAA ATTTGATTAGCTATCCTATTCCCACATCAAAG ATACTGGAAGCCTTGACTGCCGCCTCATGCCAGGAAACGTTCTGCTACGAGAGAGCTGAGCTTTTAGGAGATGCGTATCTAAAATGGGTTGTTAGTCGTTTTCTGTTTCTCAAGTATCCACAAAAGCACGAGGGTCAGCTTACAAGGATGAGACAACAAATGGTTAGTAACATGGTTCTTTATCAGTTTGCTCTAGTCAAAGGGCTTCAGTCATATATCCAGGCGGATCGTTTCGCCCCGTCTAGGTGGTCTGCTCCTGGTGTGCCTCCAGTTTTCGACGAGGACACAAAAGAATCTTCCTTTTTTGATGAAGAGCAGAAACCTGTTAACAGCGATGTGTTTGAAGATGGAGAGATGGAAGATGGTGAACTAGAGGGTGACATGAGTTCGTACCGAGTCTTGTCTAGCAAAACGTTAGCTGATGTTGTTGAAGCTTTGATCGGTGTTTATTACGTGGAAGGTGGTAAGATTGCAGCAAATCATTTGATGAAATGGATTGGGATCCATGTGGAGGATGAACCTGAAGAAGTCGAAGGAACTATTAAACCTGCTAATGTTCCAGAGAGTATACTCAAGAGTATAGACTTTGTTGGTCTCGAGAGAGCTCTtaaatttgagtttaaagaGAAAGGTCTTCTCGTTGAAGCTATAACACATGCTTCAAGACCATCTTCAGGTGTTTCGTGTTACCAGAGATTGGAATTTGTTGGTGATGCTGTCTTAGATCATCTTATTACAAGACACCTCTTTTTCACATACACAAGCCTTCCTCCTGGTCGGTTAACAGATCTTCGTGCTGCAGCGGTTAACAACGAAAATTTCGCTCGTGTTGCCGTTAAACATAAACTCCATTTGTACCTTCGTCATGGTTCTAGCGCCCTTGAGAAACAg aTTCGGGATTTTGTGAAGGAAGTTCAAACCGAGTCATCGAAACCGGGGTTTAACTCTTTTGGTTTGGGAGACTGTAAAGCCCCAAAGGTTCTTGGAGATATTGTCGAATCTATTGCAGGTGCTATTTTTCTTGATAGTGGAAAAGATACAACCGCAGCTTGGAAG GTTTTTCAACCTTTGCTTCAGCCCATGGTGACACCAGAGACACTTCCTATGCATCCAGTTCGAGAGCTACAAGAGCGGTGCCAGCAACAAGCGGAAGGATTAGAATACAAAGCAAGTCGAAGTGGTAACACAGCGACTGTGGAAGTGTTCATCGACGGCGTTCAAATCGGAGTGGCACAAAACCCGCGGAAGAAAATGGCTCAAAAGCTAGCGGCGAGGAATGCACTTGCAGccttgaaagagaaagaaatagcGGAATCAAAGGAGAAGCGTGTGAACGGGAATACAGGAGAGAATCAAGTTGAGAATGAGAACGGGAACAAGAAGAATGGGAATCAGACGTTTACGAGACAAACATTGAATGATATTTGCTTGAGGAAGAATTGGCCAATGCCTTCTTACAG ATGTTTGAAAGAAGGAGGACCAGCGCACGCAAAGAGGTTTACTTTTGCGGTGAGGGTGAATACAAGCGATAGAGGATGGACTGATGAATGTATTGGAGAGCCAATGCCGAGTGTTAAGAAGGCTAAAGATTCTGCCGCAGTTCTCCTACTTGAGCTTCTAAATAAAAGTTATCcttga